One stretch of Nicotiana tabacum cultivar K326 chromosome 18, ASM71507v2, whole genome shotgun sequence DNA includes these proteins:
- the LOC107790149 gene encoding UPF0496 protein At3g19330, whose product MLHCLRRLSLTAKTNHSPPALEGGLADDKTSSSRASPTVDLSQAYALVVQASCNKEIWSKVHHVVPPDLNVEVAQIEFQKELLQLEDVLKPNHESVQETLLHIRPDALNQLITNYLDSTEQTARLCILISQSVNKARLLYAPIHKLLDVLALDLESVGHSLSQAQYDLAFDIFLQFDSLANHFPGRDTYNFNDMFDSSFQLKKQLELRLYKSHSMVQLLRRTIRGSAVCLLAATVGVVISAVIIATHGFAALVAIPICPACLPLNMEKKELDLMQLDEATRGIFFLHNHLNTVKSLVGRLHDAVESYNGTIHFGLESGRDRYHIQEALKQLQRRHSTFLDELLSLEQHLCVCFAAISTARDRLLNYLSSKSSSSIICS is encoded by the exons ATGCTGCATTGTCTGCGGCGGTTGTCATTAACAGCAAAAACTAACCACTCCCCTCCAGCTTTGGAAg GTGGTTTAGCTGATGATAAAACATCAAGTTCCCGAGCTTCACCTACTGTCGACCTCTCACAAGCATATGCACTTGTTGTTCAAGCTTCTTGCAACAAAGAGATCTGGTCCAAGGTGCATCATGTGGTCCCTCCGGACCTGAACGTCGAGGTAGCACAAATTGAATTCCAGAAGGAACTGCTGCAACTAGAGGACGTCCTTAAACCCAACCATGAGTCTGTCCAAGAGACACTTTTGCATATAAGACCAGATGCCCTAAACCAACTTATTACTAACTACCTTGACAGTACTGAGCAAACTGCTCGTCTCTGTATCCTTATCTCTCAAAGTGTGAACAAAGCTCGACTCTTGTATGCCCCAATTCATAAACTTCTTGATGTCCTTGCCCTGGACTTGGAGTCTGTTGGACATTCCCTTTCGCAAGCTCAATATGATTTGGCATTTGACATCTTCCTCCAGTTCGACAGCCTTGCTAATCACTTTCCTGGCCGTGACACCTATAACTTCAATGATATGTTTGATAGCTCCTTCCAGCTAAAGAAGCAGCTTGAACTTCGTCTATACAAGTCACATTCAATGGTCCAACTTCTCCGACGTACCATCAGGGGCTCAGCTGTATGTTTACTTGCAGCTACTGTTGGAGTGGTCATATCAGCTGTTATTATAGCTACTCATGGTTTTGCTGCGCTTGTTGCCATCCCAATCTGCCCCGCTTGCCTCCCTTTAAATATGGAAAAGAAAGAACTAGATCTCATGCAGCTGGATGAAGCAACAAGAGGGATTTTTTTTCTCCACAATCACTTAAATACTGTAAAGAGTCTGGTGGGCCGGTTACATGACGCGGTGGAGTCCTACAATGGTACTATTCACTTTGGGCTAGAGAGTGGGAGAGATCGGTATCACATCCAGGAGGCACTGAAGCAACTTCAGAGGAGACATAGCACTTTCCTTGACGAGCTTCTGAGTCTTGAGCAACATCTGTGTGTATGTTTTGCTGCAATAAGTACGGCTAGAGACCGTCTTCTTAATTATCTGTCATCAAAATCAAGCTCCTCGATAATTTGTTCTTAA